The Rissa tridactyla isolate bRisTri1 chromosome 6, bRisTri1.patW.cur.20221130, whole genome shotgun sequence genome includes a region encoding these proteins:
- the KCNAB1 gene encoding voltage-gated potassium channel subunit beta-1 isoform X4 has product MTIAYESGVNLFDTAEVYAAGKAEVILGNILKKKGWRRSSLVITTKLYWGGKAETERGLSRKHIIEGLKASLQRLQLEYVDVVFANRPDNNTPMEEIVRAMTHVINQGMAMYWGTSRWSAMEIMEAYSVARQFNMIPPVCEQAEYHLFQREKVEVQLPELYHKIGVGAMTWSPLACGIISGKYGNGVPESSRAALKCYQWLKEKIISEEGRKQQVKLKDLSPIAERLGCTLPQLAVAWCLRNEGVSSVLLGSSNPEQLIENLGAIQVLPKMTSHIVNEIDNILGNKPYSKKDYRS; this is encoded by the exons ATGACCATCGCCTACGAGAGCGGCGTCAACCTGTTCGACACGGCCGAGGTGTACGCAGCTGGCAA GGCTGAAGTCATCCTAGGAAACATCCTGAAGAAGAAGGGATGGAG GAGGTCCAGCCTGGTCATAACAACAAAACTGTACTGGGGTGGAAA AGCTGAAACGGAAAGAGGGCTTTCAAGAAAGCACATCATTGAAG GGCTAAAGGCTTCTCTCCAGAGGCTGCAGCTGGAGTACGTGGACGTCGTCTTTGCCAACCGGCCAGACAATAATACCCCTATGGAAG aaATTGTCCGAGCGATGACACACGTCATAAATCAAGGCATGGCGATGTACTGGGGAACGTCCCGCTGGAGCGCTATGGAGATCATG gaagCCTACTCCGTAGCCAGGCAGTTTAACATGATTCCACCCGTGTGTGAACAAGCTGAATACCATCTTTTCCAAAGAGAGAAAGTGGAGGTTCAGCTGCCGGAATTATATCATAAAATAG gGGTCGGAGCAATGACGTGGTCTCCACTAGCCTGTGGGATCATCTCAGggaaatacggcaacggggtccCTGAAAGCTCAAGGGCTGCGctaaag TGCTACCAGTGGCTGAAAGAGAAAATCATAAGCGaggaaggcagaaagcagcaggtgAAGCTGAAAGACCTGTCGCCCATCGCCGAGCGCCTGGGGTGCACACTGCCTCAGCTGGCCGTCG CATGGTGCCTGAGAAACGAGGGAGTGAGCTCTGTTCTTCTAGGATCTTCCAACCCAGAGCAGCTGATAGAGAACCTCGGAGCCATACAG GTCCTTCCAAAGATGACATCCCATATTGTAAACGAAATAGATAATATTCTGGGAAATAAGCCCTACAGCAAGAAGGACTACAGATCATAA